Within Terriglobia bacterium, the genomic segment GCTCAAATATCAGCAGCCGGCCGCGGCACCGGCGCCAAAGAGCGCATCGAATGAAATGCTGACCGTCAAAATCCGCTACAAGGAACCGACGGCCAGCGACAGCAAGCTGCTGGCATTCCCTCTGGTCGATCGCGAGCAGGCCTTCAGCCGGGCGAGCGCGGACTTCCGGTTTGCCGCCGCGGTCGCCTCATTCGGGATGCTCCTGCGGGACTCGCCGTACAAAGGCACGGCCACATTCGATTCCATGCTCGCCATTGCCGAAGACAGCATGGGCTCCGACCGCAACGGCTATCGCCGCGAGTTCATGCAGCTCGTCGAGCGCGCCCGTCAGATCCGGGGACGTTAGGAACAGGCCTTGTGTACAATGTCGATATGACAGACAAAATCCAAAAATCCGAAGAGGAATGGAAGAAGGAACTGACGCCTGAGCAATATCAGGTCTGCCGGATGAAAGGCACGGAACCGGCGTTCACCGGAAAGTATTACAAGACGAAGGATCCGGGAGTTTATCTGTGCGCCGCCTGCGGGAATCAGTTGTTCGATTCAGACACCAAATACGAATCGGGAAGCGGCTGGCCGAGCTTCTACAAGCCGATCGGCGAGGAGAATGTCGAGACCGAAAACGACGACAGCCATGGAATGGACCGGACTGAAGTGATGTGCAGCAAGTGCGGCGCGCATCTGGGGCACGTATTCCCCGACGGCCCGCGGCCGACCGGCCTGCGGTATTGCATCAACTCCGCCTCATTGAAGCTGGATCCGAAGAAAAAATAAAAAATCAGCCGCAAAAAGCACGCAGGAATCCTTTTGTGCCTTTTGTGGCTAATTTCCCCTGTAGAATCTCGCGATGCGTCTACAGGGAGTCCTCGGCATCATTGTTTTTCTCGCGATCGCATGGCTGATCAGCGAGAAACGTAAGCTCGTCAAACTATCCACGATCGCCGCAGGCGTGGCGGTTCAGTTCGCGATCGCGGCTCTGCTTCTGTACGTGCCGTTCTTTCAAAGATTCTTTCTCCTCCTGAATAATGTCGTACTGGCTCTGGATTCATCGACCAGAGCGGGAACGGCATTCGTGTTCGGCTATATCGGCGGCGGCCCGCCGCCGTTCATGATGTCGGATCCCGGCGCGAACTTCGTTCTGGCGTTCCAGTCGCTGCCGCTCGTTCTGGTGATCGGCGCGTTGTCTTCGTTGTTTTTTTACTGGAAGATCCTGCCCTACATTGTCCAGGCATGCTCGTTGGTATTGCGAAA encodes:
- the msrB gene encoding peptide-methionine (R)-S-oxide reductase MsrB, producing MTDKIQKSEEEWKKELTPEQYQVCRMKGTEPAFTGKYYKTKDPGVYLCAACGNQLFDSDTKYESGSGWPSFYKPIGEENVETENDDSHGMDRTEVMCSKCGAHLGHVFPDGPRPTGLRYCINSASLKLDPKKK